The following are from one region of the Malus sylvestris chromosome 14 unlocalized genomic scaffold, drMalSylv7.2 SUPER_14_unloc_1, whole genome shotgun sequence genome:
- the LOC126613634 gene encoding uncharacterized protein LOC126613634 translates to MKVLFWNIRGIGNDDSRMELSNICRLHHPDLVCIAEPMVTFNSISAAYWDSLNLSALTFNSRGTLAPNLWLLTSSACAYPLIISISDQQVTVRCTFDHIPSQFTFVYASTSPIKRRDLWADFISLRPQTQVRWMAIGDFNAILGAYEQMGGGRPSQASCAQFSNMSETCNFTHLNISGAAFTWSNGWRSRGRTERRLDRSLCDISWFDSWPHSNCIALPKVVSDHNPLIFSGSRVLSSGHRPFRFQSMWVQHPSFRETVTHCWRNTVVYGCPMFIILQKLKALKTCLRQWNFSVFGDVHNRVANARHNLSMIQQRISTEGINNDLFEEEIVAKTTVMESLQMHEAFWKDRARVKWLTKGDRNSSFFHAYARIKSSSSHISCILDGNNLLTDPLAIENHIVNFYQTLFGSSFTPSGIDEVCEVIQPMVTDSENDLLSALPTDEEIKEAVFSLSASSAPGPDGFPGFFYHHCWDIVSFDVIQFVKQFFQSNWLYPNANSNFLVLIPKVEDAISMTHFRPIALANFLFKIIPKILAVRLSHVVQRIISPHQAAFIPGRRITDCIGLVSECFNVLDKKTRGGNMGVKVDIAKAFDTLDWSFLLRVLTNFGFSTCFIDWVSTILRSAKLSILINGSPHGFFSCSRGVRQRDPLSPLLFCLAEEALSRGLSRLQLDGLTKPTFAPRGCISHSHVLYADDLFIFCRSDGVTLRNLQGFFDRYSRASGQFINKAKNTFYLGSTSRHRKAVVESYLGFKEGKAPFVYLGVPIFCGKPKMSYLQALADKAKAKLTGWKGKLLSMAGRVQLTQSVFQSMLLHSFSVYKWPSSLLRPLSRCARNFIWSGDVTSKKSVTVSWRQICAPKNEGGLGLRDLGSLNTTALLKLGWLIITTDSPWSIYLRERFKLHGRLYSCSYKRSSIWPGIKSILHILFQNCRWVIGNGSTTSLWVDKWLDKPIVDVVGATEIAHSLSRTKVSNIIRMGKWVIPSIFSSTFPDLTKEILEMPLPIDEDKDVLIWEVSTSGVFSFSDGYEIVRHRFPVKSWASIIWRPFIPPRYSILVWKILFNKLPTEDQLQRRGIPLAPICQLCHKNSESIDHLFSSCEFAQCAWRWLATQFGTIIPPTGSLSDLWLVFLSKRFSPHLRNVWIASGFFLLMAIWKMRNKVKFEGKPPSFSRLCRSTSAWIRQVGALTPGHVRGILDRQLLVSLGISPNSCKAHSIVPVRWHPPPFSWVKVNTDGLAKGNPGPAACGGVFRDSAGYFLGGFSLSLGHRTSFYAELHAVILAVELAHARGWQNLWLESDSSSVISYFASGSFSPPWSLQTRWNNCTLHLQNMVFRCSHIFRERNVVADKLANLGLLSSSLVWHSTPLIEILPPLHSDFLGMPTYRRNNIGDDDDNGDKGKGCDGVVLVVVVPIKGCGGWAAEATSVVGVAITVMMAVVVAVVAVVFMVGVMAWW, encoded by the exons ATGAAGGTTCTCTTCTGGAATATCCGTGGCATTGGTAACGATGACTCTCGGATGGAGCTCTCTAACATCTGTCGGTTGCATCACCCGGATTTGGTTTGCATTGCGGAGCCTATGGTGACTTTTAATTCTATTTCAGCTGCTTATTGGGATTCTTTAAATCTATCTgctcttacttttaattctagAGGAACTCTTGCTCCCAACCTTTGGTTACTAACATCTTCGGCTTGTGCATACCCTTTAATTATTTCTATCTCGGATCAACAGGTTACGGTTCGCTGTACTTTTGACCATATCCCAAGCCAGTTCACATTTGTTTATGCAAGCACTTCACCTATCAAAAGAAGAGACTTGTGGGCTGATTTTATCTCTCTGCGCCCACAAACACAAGTTCGATGGATGGCTATTGGCGATTTCAATGCTATCCTGGGCGCCTACGAGCAGATGGGAGGAGGCAGACCGTCCCAAGCTTCATGCGCTCAATTTAGTAATATGTCTGAGACTTGTAACTTTACCCACTTGAACATATCTGGGGCAGCCTTTACATGGTCTAATGGCTGGAGGTCACGTGGTCGCACTGAAAGAAGGTTAGATCGCTCCTTGTGTGATATTAGCTGGTTTGATTCTTGGCCCCATTCTAACTGCATAGCATTGCCAAAGGTAGTCTCAGATCACAACCCCCTTATTTTCTCTGGTTCTAGAGTTTTGAGCAGTGGTCATCGTCCTTTCCGTTTTCAATCAATGTGGGTTCAACATCCATCTTTTCGAGAAACTGTAACTCATTGCTGGAGAAATACAGTTGTCTATGGTTGTCCTATGTTTATCATTCTGCAAAAATTGAAAGCTCTAAAAACCTGCTTGCGCCAATGGAATTTTTCGGTCTTTGGTGACGTCCATAATAGAGTGGCTAATGCTCGGCATAATCTTTCTATGATTCAACAAAGAATTTCAACTGAGGGTATAAATAATGATCTTTTCGAGGAGGAGATTGTCGCCAAGACTACAGTAATGGAGTCTCTCCAAATGCATGAGGCATTTTGGAAAGATAGAGCTCGTGTTAAGTGGTTAACTAAAGGGGATagaaattcttctttctttcatgcCTATGCTCGTATTAAATCATCCAGCTCTCATATCAGTTGTATTCTTGATGGAAACAATCTTCTTACTGACCCGCTGGCAATTGAGAACCatattgttaatttctatcagaCTTTGTTTGGCTCTTCTTTCACCCCTTCAGGTATTGATGAGGTTTGTGAAGTCATCCAGCCGATGGTCACAGACTCTGAAAATGATCTCTTATCTGCATTACCTACTGATGAGGAAATTAAGGAGGCAGTTTTCTCATTAAGTGCTTCCAGTGCGCCAGGGCCTGATGGTTTTCCAGGTTTTTTCTATCACCATTGTTGGGATATTGTCAGCTTTGATGTTATTCAATTTGTGAAGCAATTCTTTCAATCAAATTGGTTATACCCCAATGCCAATAGTAATTTCTTAGTTTTGATTCCGAAGGTGGAAGACGCTATTTCCATGACTCATTTTAGACCTATTGCTTTGGCAAACTTTCTCTTTAAGATTATTCCCAAAATTTTGGCAGTTCGTCTTTCTCATGTTGTTCAACGCATTATTTCTCCGCATCAAGCTGCTTTTATACCTGGTCGTCGTATCACAGATTGTATTGGCCTTGTTTCAGAATGTTTCAATGTGCTTGACAAAAAAACTCGTGGTGGCAATATGGGAGTCAAAGTTGATATAGctaaggcttttgatactttagATTGGTCATTTCTTTTGCGGGTGCTTACTAACTTTGGGTTCTCCACTTGTTTTATAGACTGGGTTTCTACCATCTTAAGATCTGCTAAATTGTCCATCCTAATTAATGGTTCCCCGCATGGTTTTTTCTCTTGTTCCCGAGGAGTGCGCCAAAGGGATCCTCTCTCTCCGTTACTTTTCTGTCTAGCTGAGGAGGCTTTATCAAGGGGCCTGAGTCGTCTTCAACTTGATGGGCTTACTAAGCCAACTTTTGCTCCAAGAGGTTGTATCTCTCATTCTCACGTTCTCTATGCTGATGACTTATTCATTTTCTGTAGAAGTGATGGTGTCACTCTGCGTAATTTGCAAGGTTTCTTCGATAGATATAGTAGAGCCTCAGGTCAATTTATCAATAAGGCAAAAAATACTTTCTACTTGGGCTCTACCTCAAGGCATCGCAAAGCTGTGGTTGAGAGTTACTTGGGTTTCAAAGAAGGCAAAGCACCTTTTGTCTACTTAGGAGTTCCAATCTTCTGTGGCAAGCCTAAAATGAGTTATCTTCAAGCCTTGGCAGATAAAGCTAAAGCTAAGTTAACTGGTTGGAAGGGGAAACTTTTATCTATGGCAGGAAGAGTTCAACTCACTCAATCAGTTTTTCAAAGTATGCTCTTGCATAGCTTTTCTGTTTATAAGTGGCCTTCTTCCTTGCTAAGGCCTCTTTCAAGATGTGCTCGCAATTTTATATGGTCTGGTGACGTAACCTCCAAGAAGTCTGTTACCGTTTCTTGGCGTCAGATATGTGCTCCGAAGAATGAAGGTGGTTTGGGTTTGCGTGACCTTGGCTCTCTTAACACTACTGCTCTCTTAAAGCTTGGATGGCTTATTATTACTACTGATTCCCCTTGGAGTATTTATCTTCGGGAACGTTTCAAGCTACATGGTCGCCTATATTCTTGTAGTTATAAGCGATCCTCTATATGGCCTGGTATTAAATCCATTCTTCATATCTTGTTTCAGAATTGTCGTTGGGTGATTGGAAATGGTTCTACTACTTCCCTTTGGGTTGATAAATGGCTGGATAAGCCTATTGTGGACGTCGTTGGTGCAACAGAGATTGCTCATTCTTTATCTCGTACTAAGGTCTCAAATATTATTCGTATGGGAAAATGGGTTattccttctattttttcttctactttCCCAGACCTAACTAAAGAGATTTTAGAAATGCCTCTTCCAATTGATGAGGATAAGGACGTTTTAATTTGGGAAGTTTCTACTTCTGGTGTTTTTTCGTTCTCCGATGGCTATGAAATTGTTCGTCATCGGTTTCCTGTTAAGAGTTGGGCTTCCATTATCTGGCGTCCTTTCATCCCACCTCGTTACTCTATTTTAGTTTGGAAGATTCTATTCAACAAGCTCCCAACGGAGGATCAACTTCAGCGCCGAGGCATCCCGCTGGCTCCAATATGCCAACTATGTCACAAGAATTCTGAATCTATCGACCACTTATTTTCTAGTTGTGAATTTGCACAATGTGCTTGGCGTTGGCTAGCTACCCAATTTGGCACTATTATTCCACCTACGGGCTCCCTCTCTGATCtatggcttgtttttctgtCAAAGCGGTTTTCTCCACATCTTCGCAATGTCTGGATAGCTTCAGGGTTTTTCTTACTAATGGCTATTTGGAAGATGCGTAATAAAGTGAAGTTTGAAGGCAAACCTCCCTCCTTCTCACGTCTCTGCCGCTCCACCTCGGCCTGGATTAGGCAGGTTGGAGCTCTCACCCCTGGCCATGTACGAGGCATTTTGGATAGGCAACTTTTAGTTTCTCTTGGAATATCGCCTAACTCCTGTAAAGCTCATTCTATTGTCCCTGTTCGTTGGCACCCCCCTCCTTTTTCTTGGGTTAAAGTGAATACTGATGGCCTTGCTAAAGGTAATCCGGGTCCTGCGGCATGTGGCGGGGTTTTTCGTGACTCTGCAGGTTATTTTCTTGGTGGTTTCTCCCTAAGCTTGGGCCATCGTACTTCTTTCTATGCGGAGCTCCATGCTGTCATCCTTGCTGTCGAATTGGCCCACGCGCGGGGCTGGCAAAATTTATGGCTTGAAAGCGACTCTTCTAGTGTAATATCATATTTTGCTTCTGGATCTTTCTCTCCCCCTTGGTCTCTCCAGACACGATGGAACAATTGTACTCTCCATTTGCAGAACATGGTTTTTCGTTGCTCTCATATTTTTCGAGAAAGGAATGTTGTTGCTGACAAATTAGCCAATTTAGGGCTtctatcatcttcacttgtttGGCATTCCACTCCCCTTATAGAGATCCTTCCTCCTCTGCACTCAGATTTCTTGGGCATGCCAACCTACAG ACGTAACAATATTGGTGATGACGACGACAATGGTGATAAGGGCAAGGGTTGTGATGGTGTGgtgctggtggtggtggtgccaatAAAGGGGTGTGGTGGTTGGGCTGCAGAGGCAACATCGGTGGTAGGGGTGGCAATAACAGTGATGATGGCAGTTGTGGTAGCAGTGGTGGCGGTTGTGTTTATGGTGGGGGTGATGGCATGGTGGTAA
- the LOC126613636 gene encoding uncharacterized protein LOC126613636, producing the protein MKVLFWNIRGIGNDDSRMELSNICRLHHPDLVCIAEPMVTFNSISAAYWDSLNLSALTFNSRGTLAPNLWLLTSSACAYPLIISISDQQVTVRCTFDHIPSQFTFVYASTSPIKRRDLWADFISLRPQTQVRWMAIGDFNAILGAHEQMGGGRPSQASCAQFSNMSETCNFTHLNISGAAFTWSNGWRSRGRTERRLDRSLCDISWFDSWPHSNCIALPKVVSDHNPLIFSGSRVLSSGHRPFRFQSMWVQHPSFRETVTHCWRNTVVYGCPMFIILQKLKALKTCLRQWNFSVFGDVHNRVANARHNLSMIQQRISTEGINNDLFEEEIVAKTTVMESLQMHEAFWKDRARVKWLTKGDRNSSFFHAYARIKSSSSHISCILDGNNLLTDPLAIENHIVNFYQTLFGSSFTPSGIDEVCEVIQPMVTDSENDLLSALPTDEEIKEAVFSLSASSAPGPDGFPGFFYHHCWDIVSFDVIQFVKQFFQSNWLYPNANSNFLVLIPKVEDAISMTHFRPIALANFLFKIIPKILAVRLSHVVQRIISPHQAAFIPGRRITDCIGLVSECFNVLDKKTRGGNMGVKVDIAKAFDTLDWSFLLRVLTNFGFSTCFIDWVSTILRSAKLSILINGSPHGFFSCSRGVRQRDPLSPLLFCLAEEALSRGLSRLQLDGLTKPTFAPRGCISHSHVLYADDLFIFCRSDGVTLRNLQGFFDRYSRASGQFINKAKNTFYLGSTSRHRKAVVESYLGFKEGKAPFVYLGVPIFCGKPKMSYLQALADKAKAKLTGWKGKLLSMAGRVQLTQSVFQSMLLHSFSVYKWPSSLLRPLSRCARNFIWSGDVTSKKSVTVSWRQICAPKNEGGLGLRDLGSLNTTALLKLGWLIITTDSPWSIYLRERFKLHGRLYSCSYKRSSIWPGIKSILHILFQNCRWVIGNGSTTSLWVDKWLDKPIVDVVGATEIAHSLSRTKVSNIIRMGKWVIPSIFSSTFPDLTKEILEMPLPIDEDKDVLIWEVSTSGVFSFSDGYEIVRHRFPVKSWASIIWRPFIPPRYSILVWKILFNKLPTEDQLQRRGIPLAPICQLCHKNSESIDHLFSSCEFAQCAWRWLATQFGTIIPPTGSLSDLWLVFLSKRFSPHLRNVWIASGFFLLMAIWKMRNKVKFEGKPPSFSRLCRSTSAWIRQVGALTPGHVRGILDRQLLVSLGISPNSCKAHSIVPVRWHPPPFSWVKVNTDGLAKGNPGPAACGGVFRDSAGYFLGGFSLSLGHRTSFYAELHAVILAVELAHARGWQNLWLESDSSNVISYFASGSFSPPWSLQTRWNNCTLHLQNMVFRCSHIFRERNVVADKLANLGLLSSSLVWHSTPLIEILPPLHSDFLGMPTYRRNNIGDDDDNGDKGKGCDGVVLVVVVPIKGCGGWAAEATSVVGVAITVMMAVVVAVVAVVFMVGVMAWW; encoded by the exons ATGAAGGTTCTCTTCTGGAATATCCGTGGCATTGGTAACGATGACTCTCGGATGGAGCTCTCTAACATCTGTCGGTTGCATCACCCGGATTTGGTTTGCATTGCGGAGCCTATGGTGACTTTTAATTCTATTTCAGCTGCTTATTGGGATTCTTTAAATCTATCTgctcttacttttaattctagAGGAACTCTTGCTCCCAACCTTTGGTTACTAACATCTTCGGCTTGTGCATACCCTTTAATTATTTCTATCTCGGATCAACAGGTTACGGTTCGCTGTACTTTTGACCATATCCCAAGCCAGTTCACATTTGTTTATGCAAGCACTTCACCTATCAAAAGAAGAGACTTGTGGGCTGATTTTATCTCTCTGCGCCCACAAACACAAGTTCGATGGATGGCTATTGGCGATTTCAATGCTATCCTGGGCGCCCACGAGCAGATGGGAGGAGGCAGACCGTCCCAAGCTTCATGCGCTCAATTTAGTAATATGTCTGAGACTTGTAACTTTACCCACTTGAACATATCTGGGGCAGCCTTTACATGGTCTAATGGCTGGAGGTCACGTGGTCGCACTGAAAGAAGGTTAGATCGCTCCTTGTGTGATATTAGCTGGTTTGATTCTTGGCCCCATTCTAACTGCATAGCATTGCCAAAGGTAGTCTCAGATCACAACCCCCTTATTTTCTCTGGTTCTAGAGTTTTGAGCAGTGGTCATCGTCCTTTCCGTTTTCAATCAATGTGGGTTCAACATCCATCTTTTCGAGAAACTGTAACTCATTGCTGGAGAAATACAGTTGTCTATGGTTGTCCTATGTTTATCATTCTGCAAAAATTGAAAGCTCTAAAAACCTGCTTGCGCCAATGGAATTTTTCGGTCTTTGGTGACGTCCATAATAGAGTGGCTAATGCTCGGCATAATCTTTCTATGATTCAACAAAGAATTTCAACTGAGGGTATAAATAATGATCTTTTCGAGGAGGAGATTGTCGCCAAGACTACAGTAATGGAGTCTCTCCAAATGCATGAGGCATTTTGGAAAGATAGAGCTCGTGTTAAGTGGTTAACTAAAGGGGATagaaattcttctttctttcatgcCTATGCTCGTATTAAATCATCCAGCTCTCATATCAGTTGTATTCTTGATGGAAACAATCTTCTTACTGACCCGCTGGCAATTGAGAACCatattgttaatttctatcagaCTTTGTTTGGCTCTTCTTTCACCCCTTCAGGTATTGATGAGGTTTGTGAAGTCATCCAGCCGATGGTCACAGACTCTGAAAATGATCTCTTATCTGCATTACCTACTGATGAGGAAATTAAGGAGGCAGTTTTCTCATTAAGTGCTTCCAGTGCGCCAGGGCCTGATGGTTTTCCAGGTTTTTTCTATCACCATTGTTGGGATATTGTCAGCTTTGATGTTATTCAATTTGTGAAGCAATTCTTTCAATCAAATTGGTTATACCCCAATGCCAATAGTAATTTCTTAGTTTTGATTCCGAAGGTGGAAGACGCTATTTCCATGACTCATTTTAGACCTATTGCTTTGGCAAACTTTCTCTTTAAGATTATTCCCAAAATTTTGGCAGTTCGTCTTTCTCATGTTGTTCAACGCATTATTTCTCCGCATCAAGCTGCTTTTATACCTGGTCGTCGTATCACAGATTGTATTGGCCTTGTTTCAGAATGTTTCAATGTGCTTGACAAAAAAACTCGTGGTGGCAATATGGGAGTCAAAGTTGATATAGctaaggcttttgatactttagATTGGTCATTTCTTTTGCGGGTGCTTACTAACTTTGGGTTCTCCACTTGTTTTATAGACTGGGTTTCTACCATCTTAAGATCTGCTAAATTGTCCATCCTAATTAATGGTTCCCCGCATGGTTTTTTCTCTTGTTCCCGAGGAGTGCGCCAAAGGGATCCTCTCTCTCCGTTACTTTTCTGTCTAGCTGAGGAGGCTTTATCAAGGGGCCTGAGTCGTCTTCAACTTGATGGGCTTACTAAGCCAACTTTTGCTCCAAGAGGTTGTATCTCTCATTCTCACGTTCTCTATGCTGATGACTTATTCATTTTCTGTAGAAGTGATGGTGTCACTCTGCGTAATTTGCAAGGTTTCTTCGATAGATATAGTAGAGCCTCTGGTCAATTTATCAATAAGGCAAAAAATACTTTCTACTTGGGCTCTACCTCAAGGCATCGCAAAGCTGTGGTTGAGAGTTACTTGGGTTTCAAAGAAGGCAAAGCACCTTTTGTCTACTTAGGAGTTCCAATCTTCTGTGGCAAGCCTAAAATGAGTTATCTTCAAGCCTTGGCAGATAAAGCTAAAGCTAAGTTAACTGGTTGGAAGGGGAAACTTTTATCTATGGCAGGAAGAGTTCAACTCACTCAATCAGTTTTTCAAAGTATGCTCTTGCATAGCTTTTCTGTTTATAAGTGGCCTTCTTCCTTGCTAAGGCCTCTTTCAAGATGTGCTCGCAATTTTATATGGTCTGGTGACGTAACCTCCAAGAAGTCTGTTACCGTTTCTTGGCGTCAGATATGTGCTCCGAAGAATGAAGGTGGTTTGGGTTTGCGTGACCTTGGCTCTCTTAACACTACTGCTCTCTTAAAGCTTGGATGGCTTATTATTACTACTGATTCCCCTTGGAGTATTTATCTTCGGGAACGTTTCAAGCTACATGGTCGCCTATATTCTTGTAGTTATAAGCGATCCTCTATATGGCCTGGTATTAAATCCATTCTTCATATCTTGTTTCAGAATTGTCGTTGGGTGATTGGAAATGGTTCTACTACTTCCCTTTGGGTTGATAAATGGCTGGATAAGCCTATTGTGGACGTCGTTGGTGCAACAGAGATTGCTCATTCTTTATCTCGTACTAAGGTCTCAAATATTATTCGTATGGGAAAATGGGTTattccttctattttttcttctactttCCCAGACCTAACTAAAGAGATTTTAGAAATGCCTCTTCCAATTGATGAGGATAAGGACGTTTTAATTTGGGAAGTTTCTACTTCTGGTGTTTTTTCGTTCTCCGATGGCTATGAAATTGTTCGTCATCGGTTTCCTGTTAAGAGTTGGGCTTCCATTATCTGGCGTCCTTTCATCCCACCTCGTTACTCTATTTTAGTTTGGAAGATTCTATTCAACAAGCTCCCAACGGAGGATCAACTTCAGCGCCGAGGCATCCCGCTGGCTCCAATATGCCAACTATGTCACAAGAATTCTGAATCTATCGACCACTTATTTTCTAGTTGTGAATTTGCACAATGTGCTTGGCGTTGGCTAGCTACCCAATTTGGCACTATTATTCCACCTACGGGCTCCCTCTCTGATCtatggcttgtttttctgtCAAAGCGGTTTTCTCCACATCTTCGCAATGTCTGGATAGCTTCAGGGTTTTTCTTACTAATGGCTATTTGGAAGATGCGTAATAAAGTGAAGTTTGAAGGCAAACCTCCCTCCTTCTCACGTCTCTGCCGCTCCACCTCGGCCTGGATTAGGCAGGTTGGAGCTCTCACCCCTGGCCATGTACGAGGCATTTTGGATAGGCAACTTTTAGTTTCTCTTGGAATATCGCCTAACTCCTGTAAAGCTCATTCTATTGTCCCTGTTCGTTGGCACCCCCCTCCTTTTTCTTGGGTTAAAGTGAATACTGATGGCCTTGCTAAAGGTAATCCGGGTCCTGCGGCATGTGGCGGGGTTTTTCGTGACTCTGCAGGTTATTTTCTTGGTGGTTTCTCCCTAAGCTTGGGCCATCGTACTTCTTTCTATGCGGAGCTCCATGCTGTCATCCTTGCTGTCGAATTGGCCCACGCGCGGGGCTGGCAAAATTTATGGCTTGAAAGCGACTCTTCTAATGTAATATCATATTTTGCTTCTGGATCTTTCTCTCCCCCTTGGTCTCTCCAGACACGATGGAACAATTGTACTCTCCATTTGCAGAACATGGTTTTTCGTTGCTCTCATATTTTTCGAGAAAGGAATGTTGTTGCTGACAAATTAGCCAATTTAGGGCTtctatcatcttcacttgtttGGCATTCCACTCCCCTTATAGAGATCCTTCCTCCTCTGCACTCAGATTTCTTGGGCATGCCAACCTACAG ACGTAACAATATTGGTGATGACGACGACAATGGTGATAAGGGCAAGGGTTGTGATGGTGTGgtgctggtggtggtggtgccaatAAAGGGGTGTGGTGGTTGGGCTGCAGAGGCAACATCGGTGGTAGGGGTGGCAATAACAGTGATGATGGCAGTTGTGGTAGCAGTGGTGGCGGTTGTGTTTATGGTGGGGGTGATGGCATGGTGGTAA
- the LOC126613622 gene encoding dynamin-related protein 4C-like produces MQHWKERLRFLQGHESGVFPYLKSFLVKKGSQLEETEGPRQMESSCTDLNGEGSLAMVQAELDAVPLKCAPIVSSYNDKIRPLLDAVDKLRSLMVMDEGIQLPTIVVVGDQSSGKSSVLESLAGISLPRGQGICTRVPLIMRLEHHSSPQPELSLEYNGRVDRTDEDNIAKDIVKATNSIAGGGKGISNTPLTLLVKKNGVPDLTMVDLPGITRVPVHGQPENIYEQIKDMIMEYIKPEESIILNVLSATVDFTTCESIRMSQSVDKTGERTLAVVTKVDKAPEGLLEKVTGDDVNIGLGYVCVRNRIGDETYEEAAAMAHELFQTHPLLSKIDKSIVGIPVLAQKLVQIQENSIARNIPDIVKKINDRLNFCIVELNKMPKSLSSVAEAMTAFMQIIGLAKESLRKILLRGEFDEYAEDSMHCTARLVEMLNLYSDELHRCAETDAKSNFLMKEIKILEEAKGISLPNFLPRNAFLSILQGKVDEISSIPIAFVEKVWSYIEEVVISVLMHYTENYHQLQLSARRAGHNLMAKMKERSIKWMLELVEMEKLTDYTCDGDYVSEWNKLMANQNEFIHGVLADEKKPCIIDIEGIGEVEVGVLRMYPLVLGQAYDLKMRMIAYWKIVLRRLVDSMALHLQLSVFKLVNKEWEAEIVNELMGPYGGGIERMLEESPAVAVKREKLNKSIKKLRDSKEVVAKIMDSITTYGD; encoded by the exons ATGCAGCATTGGAAGGAAAGGCTTCGTTTCCTACAGGGTCACGAAAGTGGTGTTTTCCCTTACCTGAAATCATTCTTAGTAAAAAAAGGTTCTCAACTGGAGG AAACGGAAGGACCAAGGCAAATGGAATCGAGTTGCACAGATTTAAACGGTGAAGGCTCCCTCGCCATGGTTCAGGCAGAACTAGACGCAGTACCTCTCAAATGCGCACCCATTGTGTCGTCCTACAACGACAAGATCCGCCCTCTTCTGGATGCGGTAGACAAGTTACGCAGCTTGATGGTGATGGATGAAGGCATTCAGCTGCCAACGATTGTGGTGGTCGGAGACCAGTCATCGGGGAAGTCCAGCGTGCTCGAATCCTTGGCCGGCATCAGCCTCCCTCGGGGCCAAGGCATCTGCACGAGAGTGCCTCTTATTATGAGGCTGGAACACCACTCGAGTCCTCAGCCTGAACTTTCCTTGGAGTACAATGGCAGAGTTGATCGTACTGATGAAGACAATATCGCCAAAGATATTGTGAAAGCTACTAATTCTATTGCGGGAGGAGGTAAGGGAATTTCGAACACGCCACTTACTTTGTTGGTGAAGAAGAATGGGGTTCCGGATCTGACTATGGTTGATCTTCCGGGAATCACAAGGGTTCCGGTCCATGGCCAACCTGAAAATATTTATGAGCAGATCAAAGATATGATCATGGAGTATATTAAGCCGGAAGAAAGTATTATTCTGAATGTATTGTCTGCTACGGTGGATTTTACTACGTGTGAGTCAATTCGGATGTCACAAAGTGTAGATAAAACTGGTGAGAGGACGCTCGCTGTGGTTACGAAAGTGGACAAGGCACCGGAAGGACTACTTGAGAAGGTCACCGGAGATGATGTAAACATTGGTCTTGGTTATGTCTGTGTAAGGAACAGGATTGGTGACGAAACTTATGAGGAGGCAGCGGCGATGGCTCATGAACTATTTCAAACCCATCCCCTGCTTTCGAAGATTGACAAGTCCATTGTCGGTATTCCAGTTTTAGCACAGAAGCTGGTCCAAATTCAAGAAAACAGCATAGCAAGAAATATACCCGATAtagtgaagaagatcaatgacagGCTGAACTTCTGCATTGTGGAACTGAATAAAATGCCAAAGAGTCTTTCATCTGTTGCCGAGGCCATGACGGCCTTTATGCAAATCATTGGCTTGGCTAAGGAATCGCTTAGGAAGATTCTTTTGAGAGGAGAATTTGACGAGTACGCAGAAGACAGCATGCACTGCACTGCTAGATTGGTTGAGATGCTCAACCTGTACTCTGATGAACTTCACAGATGTGCTGAAACTGATGCAAAGAGCAACTTCTTGATGAAGGAGATCAAGATCTTGGAGGAGGCCAAAGGTATTTCACTTCCAAATTTTCTTCCACGCAATGCTTTCCTCAGTATCTTGCAGGGAAAAGTGGATGAAATTTCGAGTATTCCGATAGCATTTGTGGAAAAAGTGTGGAGCTACATTGAAGAGGTGGTTATTTCTGTGTTGATGCATTATACGGAGAACTATCATCAGCTGCAGCTGTCAGCAAGGCGTGCCGGCCATAATCTAATGGCCAAGATGAAGGAAAGGTCAATCAAGTGGATGCTGGAGCTTGTAGAGATGGAAAAGCTGACAGATTATACATGTGATGGTGATTATGTTTCCGAATGGAACAAGTTGATGGCTAATCAAAATGAATTCATTCATGGAGTCTTAGCTGATGAGAAGAAACCTTGTATCATAGATATAGAAGGCATCGGGGAAGTGGAAGTCGGTGTTCTGAGGATGTACCCGCTTGTGTTAGGTCAAGCTTATGACCTTAAAATGAGAATGATTGCCTATTGGAAGATTGTTTTGAGGAGGCTTGTGGACTCCATGGCATTGCACTTGCAGCTGTCTGTCTTTAAGCTTGTGAACAAAGAGTGGGAAGCTGAGATTGTGAATGAGTTGATGGGACCATACGGCGGGGGAATCGAGAGGATGCTGGAGGAGTCGCCGGCAGTGGCAGTAAAGCGTGAGAAGCTTaacaaaagcataaaaaagctGAGGGATTCTAAGGAGGTGGTGGCCAAGATTATGGACAGCATTACCACTTATGGTGATTGA